The proteins below are encoded in one region of Oryzias melastigma strain HK-1 linkage group LG7, ASM292280v2, whole genome shotgun sequence:
- the LOC112159429 gene encoding girdin (The sequence of the model RefSeq protein was modified relative to this genomic sequence to represent the inferred CDS: added 38 bases not found in genome assembly) gives MCDIEDISVSLQKMEDLKASQKQMKKTLKAALKDNKTLGRQLKIVRKDLKNEVQMEQLCDGEQQRVDELSGSIANITAEITAIQSRLRPKKDLNKELNLKKSERKRLEQENSTLKSQLTKLQQKIALREPIESIYENEAKQVEILQQQAEVFRQNVEELKLQHQKLEEMKDKYPTLLGEKSQLEGQNKNLKEEISNLKQQWETTKDLAVEYNEMKKETELMKKTQKDLSVQTKELQDKIKHLEDVKDKLDAVKKENVAVREQVKYQHTMVSSLQNHAARLQEELDDLETYPQEYKDLLDEYMETMEEMSRLEDLVRKQEDEVEGLRQQKDEMQELVTKCNYQLDKLTSLKEQTEALKLEKQQMTDLLLHKEMVEAQYLQHKTEADKLDQTKRDLSVENEELQSKTKNLKDLQNKLNAVKDQNQTVREQLKNLQTTNSSLHNHAARLQEELDDLETYPQEYKDLLDEYMETMEEMSRLEDLVRKQEDEVEGLRQKKDEMQELVTKCNYQLDRLTSLRDKTEALKLEKQQMTDLLLHREMIEAQYLQHKTEADKLDQTKRDLSVENEELQSKTKNLKDLQNKLNAVKDQNQTVREQLKNLQTTNSSLHNHAARLQEELDDLETYPQEYKDLLDEYMETMEEMSRLEDLVRKQEDEVEGLRQQKDEMQELVTKCNYQLDRLTSLRDQTEALKLEKQQMTDLLLHKEMVEAQYLQHKTEADKLDQMMRDLSVENEELQSKTKNLKD, from the coding sequence ATGTGCGACATTGAAGATATCTCTGTGAGTCTGCAAAAGATGGAGGATTTGAAGGCTTCTCAGAAGCAAATGAAGAAAACACTGAAAGCTGCTCTTAAAGACAACAAGACACTTGGAAGGCAGCTGAAGATTGTCAGGAAGGACCTAAAAAATGAAGTCCAAATGGAACAACTGTGTGATGGAGAGCAGCAACGAGTCGACGAGTTGTCTGGAAGCATCGCAAACATCACAGCAGAAATTACTGCAATTCAGTCTCGACTTCGACCCAAAAAAGATCTGAATAAAGaacttaatttgaaaaaatcagaaagaaaaagattggAGCAGGAGAACTCTACTTTGAAGTCCCAGCTGACCAAACTTCAACAAAAGATTGCTCTCCGAGAGCCCATTGAGTCCATCTATGAAAACGAAGCCAAACAAGTTGAAATTTTACAGCAGCAGGCTGAAGTTTTTAGACAGAATGTTGAAGAGCTGAAACTTCAACATCAAAAACTAGAAGAGATGAAGGATAAGTATCCCACACTGTTAGGAGAAAAATCCCAGCTGGAAGGTCAGAACAAAAACCTGAAAGAAGAGATTTCAAACCTGAAACAGCAGTGGGAGACTACCAAAGACCTGGCTGTTGAATACAATGAGATGAAGAAAGAAACAGAGCTGATgaagaaaactcaaaaagatCTGTCTGTGCAAACTAAAGAACTCCAGGACAAGATCAAGCATTTGGAAGATGTGAAGGACAAACTTGATGCTGTGAAGAAGGAAAATGTGGCTGTGAGAGAACAAGTAAAATACCAGCATACTATGGTCTCATCCCTTCAGAACCACGCTGCACGTCTCCAGGAAGAGCTAGACGACCTGGAGACATATCCTCAGGAATACAAAGATCTTCTGGACGAGTACATGGAAACAATGGAAGAAATGTCTCGTCTGGAAGATCTTGTGAGGAAGCAGGAGGATGAGGTTGAAGGTTTGAGACAACAGAAGGATGAGATGCAAGAGCTGGTTACTAAATGTAACTATCAGCTGGATAAACTTACCTCCCTCAAAGAACAAACAGAGGCCCTCAAACTGGAAAAGCAGCAAATGACTGATCTTCTCCTTCACAAAGAAATGGTTGAAGCTCAGTACTTGCAACATAAAACTGAAGCGGATAAACTGGACCAAACGAAGAGGGATCTGTCTGTGGAAAATGAGGAACTGCAGAGCAAGACAAAAAATTTGAAGGATCTGCAGAATAAACTCAATGCTGTTAAAGATCAGAATCAGACAGTGAGGGAACAATTAAAAAACCTGCAAACAACGAACTCATCCCTTCATAACCATGCTGCACGTCTCCAGGAAGAGCTAGACGACCTGGAGACATATCCTCAGGAATACAAAGATCTTCTGGACGAGTACATGGAAACAATGGAAGAAATGTCTCGTCTGGAAGATCTTGTGAGGAAGCAGGAGGATGAGGTTGAAGGTTTGAGACAAAAGAAGGACGAGATGCAAGAGCTGGTTACTAAATGTAACTATCAGCTGGACAGACTTACTTCCCTGAGAGATAAAACAGAGGCCCTCAAACTGGAAAAGCAGCAAATGACTGATCTTCTCCTACATAGAGAAATGATTGAAGCTCAGTATTTGCAACATAAAACTGAAGCGGATAAACTGGACCAAACGAAGAGGGATCTGTCTGTGGAAAATGAGGAACTGCAGAGCAAGACAAAAAATTTGAAGGATCTGCAGAATAAACTCAATGCTGTTAAAGATCAGAATCAGACAGTGAGGGAACAATTAAAAAACCTGCAAACAACGAACTCATCCCTTCATAACCATGCTGCACGTCTCCAGGAAGAGCTAGACGACCTGGAGACATATCCTCAGGAATACAAAGATCTTCTGGACGAGTACATGGAAACAATGGAAGAAATGTCTCGTCTGGAAGATCTTGTGAGGAAGCAGGAAGATGAGGTTGAAGGTTTGAGACAACAGAAGGACGAGATGCAAGAGCTGGTTACTAAATGTAACTATCAGCTGGACAGACTTACTTCCCTGAGAGATCAAACAGAGGCCCTCAAACTGGAAAAGCAGCAAATGACTGATCTTCTCCTTCACAAAGAAATGGTTGAAGCCCAGTACTTGCAACATAAAACTGAAGCGGataaactggaccaaatgatGAGGGATCTGTCTGTGGAAA